The genomic interval ACCACTGGCCAGGCAATATCCGGGAGCTACAGAACATTATCGAGCGTGCAGCAGTTCTGACTCACGATGAGGTCATCAGGCTTGAGAACCTGCCTGTGATTTTTGGTGAACTGGTCTTTCAGTCACCTGACGAGACCAGCCAGGACAGCCTGCGCAGCCAGCGGCAAAAGCATGTGAACCAGGTGGAAAGAAACCTTTTGACGCGATACTTGCGCGAAACGGATGGCAACACCTCGGCAGCAGCCCGACTTGCCGGAATTCCGCGAAGAACCTTCTACAGGATGCTCAGCCGCAACGGGCTCAACGGGTCTGATTTCAAATCACCACAAAAATGAGAAGCCTCTAAGACAAAACTTGTCATATTTATAAATCTCACTGTGCCACTTCCGGCACAGCGAAATGGCACGGCATTGTGGCGTTTTCCCTGCAGACAAATCATTGTTGTGCCAAATTAGGCACAACAATTCAAAACAACCCAACCTTAAAACAATTCCTGAAAACCCGGCAAAGCCTCTGGAGAAGGTACTTTACAATATTCGTCAAGAACCTCATGCTGTTGGCATAATAGTTGCTCTATATAACAACAACTGTCTAGGGACATCAGTTTCCATTCCTAAAAAGGATTCCTGTTCCCTTGTTTACGCCGCCACGGGACCTCTCTCCCCCGGGCGGCGTTTTTTTATCTACCAGGACCGATCCAAATCCCAGTTGACAAGAGAAGAGACAGCCCCCTTAAAGAGACACCCTGAAATCTTCTCAATTTTTTAGTTCGCCAAAACATCAATCGTCAGCTATCATGCTGTTATAACTATCATCTAACACAGACAACAAATGCCACGTACAGCTAAATCAAAAATTGGCGTCACCACTCTTGAAGATATCAGCGCGCTGATTCTGCAGTCGCACGATCTCGACGAGACACTGCGGAACATAGTCAATCTCGTAGCGCGACGCATGCATACAGACGTCTGCTCGATCTACCTCCTTGACGAAGACAATGAAACCCTGCGCCTGCAGGCATCGAAAGGTCTTTCACGTAAAGCTGTCGGTAAAGTCACCCTGCGTATCGGCGAAGGCCTGACCGGCATGGCCGCGCAAAAGCGCCATGCAATAGCCATAGAAGAACCTCAAGACCATCCCAGTTACCGTTACTTCAAAGAGACTGGTGAAGAGAAATTTCACTCATTTCTTGGCATTCCGCTCTTCGATCGCAACAATCCTCTCGGGGTTATCGTTTTACAGACCAAGACCTCACGGCAGTTCAGCAAAGAAGAAATAAGCGCACTCTCGACTATCGCTTTCCAGATTACTTCTATTGTCGTCAACGCCCGCCTGCTAGACTCAATCCGCCTGCACCAGGAAGAAAGCCAGCGAGTCAGTGAAGCACTCGCCATGGCTCAACAGGGCATCACGGACGTTGAGCAAGCAACTGAAGACTCCCGCCAGAATACGCTTTCTGGTGTTGTCGCCTACCCAGGAGTTGCAATCGGTCCGGCGGCGATCCTCGAGGAGCGTCTCGGCTTTGCCGACATCCTGCACGAGGAGCAGATCGACATTGCAAACGAGTTGAAAAAACTCGAAAGCGCCCTGGAGAAGACCTGCATCCAGACCATCTTCCTGGAAAAACGCGTCGCTGAGCGGCTCAGTGAAAATGACGCAGCAATTTTTCACACACACCTGATGATTCTTGAAGATCGAAGTTTTATCAGGAAGCTTCAAAAGCAGATATCAAACGGACACAGCGCCGCATATGCTCTTGAAAAAACCGTTGCCGACTACATCGAAGTCTTCCATAACATGCAAGACCCGTATCTTCGTGAACGCGCAACTGACATGGAAGATATAGGTCGACGCATTCTCGCTAACCTGGTCGGAGAAGCCACTGATCAGGTTCTGCACCTGAAGCACCCGAGCATTCTGGTTGCCCGGCAGATTCTCCCCTCCGACATGGCTGCTCTCGACAACGAGCAGATCCTCGCCATTGTCACCGAAGTCGGAGAGAAGAACGCTCACGCCATAATCATGGCGAAGTCAATGGGGATACCAGCCATTGTAGACGTGCGTGGTGCTCTCAAGAACATTGCCCCCGAAGACAGCTTGATCGTTGATGGCAATACCGGCCGGATTTACATCAACCCCCTTGAGACGGTCAAGGACGAGTACCATCGGCTTCAGGTTGACCAGACGCGCGAGCTCTGCCGCCTTGAACAGTATCGCGACGAACCGGCAATGACTGCTGACGGCCATCGCATTACCCTGCGTGCAAACATCGGATTGGTCAGCGACATTAATGTTGCCATGCGCTTCGGTGCCGAGGGCGTCGGTCTCTATCGTACAGAATTCCCCTATATGGCCCGCGGCGATTTTCCCAGCAGAGAGGATCAATACGAGCTTTACAGCCACGTGGTCAAAGCCTTTGCCGGCGAGACAGTCACCATCCGGACTCTGGATATCGGGGGAGACAAAGGTCTCCCTTACTTCAGCCCACCCAAGGAGGACAACCCCTTCATGGGCTGGCGCTCGGTCCGTGTCTCCCTCGACAACCGGGATATTTTCCAAACCCAGATCGAAGCGATTCTCATGGCAGGATGCCACGGCCAGGTCAAACTGCTCTTCCCGATGATTTCGAGTATGGATGAAACGATTGCATGCCTTGAAGTGATCAAGGAGGCCCGCGCCAATCTAACGAAAGAGGGCATTGAGTTTGCGGACAATGTTCCTGTCGGCGTCATGATCGAAGTTCCTGCAGCCGTCAGGCTTGTCCCTCGACTTGCCAACAAAGTAGACTTCTTTGCCCTCGGCACCAATGACCTTGTGCAATACCTGCTGGCGACCGATCGCAACAACCCTTTGGTCAGCAAGCACTATGACCCGCTCCATCCTGCCGTTTTACAAGTTCTTTACGAAGTCACCGACACAGCCCTTTCTATGGGAAAAGGCGTCAGCCTCTGTGGCGAGATGGCAACCGATCCGCTTACCCTTCTGTTACTGCTCGGCATGGGGCTTCGTGAATTCTCCATGCCC from Deltaproteobacteria bacterium IMCC39524 carries:
- the ptsP gene encoding phosphoenolpyruvate--protein phosphotransferase — encoded protein: MPRTAKSKIGVTTLEDISALILQSHDLDETLRNIVNLVARRMHTDVCSIYLLDEDNETLRLQASKGLSRKAVGKVTLRIGEGLTGMAAQKRHAIAIEEPQDHPSYRYFKETGEEKFHSFLGIPLFDRNNPLGVIVLQTKTSRQFSKEEISALSTIAFQITSIVVNARLLDSIRLHQEESQRVSEALAMAQQGITDVEQATEDSRQNTLSGVVAYPGVAIGPAAILEERLGFADILHEEQIDIANELKKLESALEKTCIQTIFLEKRVAERLSENDAAIFHTHLMILEDRSFIRKLQKQISNGHSAAYALEKTVADYIEVFHNMQDPYLRERATDMEDIGRRILANLVGEATDQVLHLKHPSILVARQILPSDMAALDNEQILAIVTEVGEKNAHAIIMAKSMGIPAIVDVRGALKNIAPEDSLIVDGNTGRIYINPLETVKDEYHRLQVDQTRELCRLEQYRDEPAMTADGHRITLRANIGLVSDINVAMRFGAEGVGLYRTEFPYMARGDFPSREDQYELYSHVVKAFAGETVTIRTLDIGGDKGLPYFSPPKEDNPFMGWRSVRVSLDNRDIFQTQIEAILMAGCHGQVKLLFPMISSMDETIACLEVIKEARANLTKEGIEFADNVPVGVMIEVPAAVRLVPRLANKVDFFALGTNDLVQYLLATDRNNPLVSKHYDPLHPAVLQVLYEVTDTALSMGKGVSLCGEMATDPLTLLLLLGMGLREFSMPAPFIPRTKAFLKGVSLATACKCYTEIHRMDSSTEIRAHLAEILEEIELGY